Proteins from a genomic interval of Caulobacter sp. NIBR1757:
- a CDS encoding sodium:proton antiporter: MTGTLPLSAFDAAAILVVLAAALGWLNHRHLKLPATVALTLMGALASLAVIVLDRLMPSISLSAAVAGFLEGIDFEKTLMEGMLSFLLFAGALHVDLKHLKRGALQIGILSTVGVVASTIMVGLGLFGIVQLLGMQLPLMWCFVFGALISPTDPVAVLGVMKTARVPPTLQATIVGESLFNDGVGVVIFSILLAAATAAGSHFSLLHAGEMFVVEALGGAALGLVVGWIGYRAMKAIDDYAVEVMISLAVVMGGYALASALHISGPVAMAVAGLLIGNQGVSYAMSEITRDHLLKFWELIDEILNAVLFLLIGLEGIVLADRLGLLWLGALTIPLVLLARMISVGVPLAFWRDLLPFKLAFRVMSWGGLRGGISIALALSLPPGPAKDILVAATYVVVLFSVLVQGGSIGPAMKRWAPADPDSPPSKAEH; encoded by the coding sequence ATGACAGGCACCCTGCCCCTCTCGGCCTTTGACGCCGCCGCGATCCTCGTCGTGCTGGCAGCGGCGCTTGGATGGCTCAACCATCGGCACCTCAAGCTCCCGGCCACGGTCGCCCTCACCTTGATGGGGGCGCTGGCCTCGCTTGCCGTCATCGTGCTCGACAGGCTGATGCCATCCATCAGCCTGTCGGCGGCCGTGGCCGGATTCCTGGAAGGCATCGACTTCGAAAAGACCCTGATGGAAGGCATGCTGTCCTTCCTGCTGTTCGCCGGCGCGCTCCATGTCGATCTCAAACATCTTAAGCGGGGCGCGTTGCAGATCGGCATCCTGAGCACCGTCGGCGTTGTCGCCTCGACGATCATGGTCGGTCTTGGTCTCTTCGGCATCGTTCAGCTGCTGGGCATGCAGTTGCCCCTGATGTGGTGCTTCGTCTTCGGGGCGTTGATCAGTCCAACCGACCCGGTCGCCGTGCTCGGGGTCATGAAGACCGCAAGGGTGCCGCCGACCCTTCAGGCGACCATCGTCGGCGAGAGCCTGTTCAACGATGGCGTCGGGGTGGTGATCTTCTCCATCCTGCTGGCCGCGGCGACCGCGGCCGGCAGTCACTTCTCGCTTCTTCATGCGGGAGAGATGTTCGTGGTCGAGGCGCTGGGCGGGGCCGCGCTCGGGCTGGTCGTCGGCTGGATCGGGTATCGCGCCATGAAGGCGATCGATGATTATGCGGTCGAGGTGATGATCAGCCTGGCGGTCGTCATGGGCGGTTATGCGCTGGCCTCGGCCCTGCATATCAGTGGTCCCGTCGCCATGGCCGTTGCCGGCCTGCTGATCGGCAACCAGGGGGTCAGCTACGCCATGAGCGAGATCACCCGCGACCACCTGCTCAAATTCTGGGAACTCATCGACGAGATCCTCAATGCGGTCCTGTTCCTGCTCATTGGCCTCGAGGGGATCGTTCTCGCCGACCGCCTGGGCCTGCTGTGGCTGGGCGCGCTGACCATTCCGCTGGTGCTGCTGGCCCGGATGATATCGGTTGGCGTGCCGCTCGCCTTCTGGCGCGACCTGCTGCCCTTCAAGCTGGCGTTCCGGGTGATGAGCTGGGGCGGCCTGCGGGGCGGCATATCCATCGCGCTGGCCCTGTCCCTGCCGCCCGGCCCGGCCAAGGACATCCTGGTGGCCGCGACCTACGTCGTGGTTCTCTTCTCGGTGCTGGTGCAGGGCGGCAGCATCGGTCCGGCCATGAAGCGCTGGGCGCCTGCCGACCCGGATTCACCGCCATCCAAGGCCGAGCACTAG
- a CDS encoding ABC-F family ATP-binding cassette domain-containing protein — MLQINELTFNAWGRRFFDKASVTLPTGGKIGLVGRNGIGKSTLFKLILGELHGGEDEIKIPKAARIGTVAQEHPATPVSLLDTVLEADEERHSLMTRLETADPEEMGDIWTRLIEIDADSAPSRASEILAGLGFSNEDLTRPMAEFSGGWRMRVALAAALFSQPDLLLLDEPTNYLDLEGALWLEARLKKYPHTALIISHDRELLNNSCGYILHVREGKLDLYTGGYDSFEEQHAEKARLAEAMRGKIEAKRAHMQAFVDRFRATASKATQAQSRLKMLQKLPPVTMTLEERTAPFTIPSPTRPLAPPLVRLDNATVGYGGPPILKNLNLRMDVDDRIGLLGVNGAGKSTFAKMIAGALPIQSGDLHRDRRIKVGWFHQHQIEALDPVDTPMDIIRRALPESSESQRRSKLAQWGISYEKAETNVANLSGGERARLLLNMVAMEAPHLLILDEPTNHLDIDSRRALLDALNDYRGAVILITHDRSLMELVADRLWLAADGGVKTFDGDMDDYAKFVLDRARVAARAPTQVKGEAPNPTVNTKAPLASNRDPAAAAGPLKRKLTAAEETLARVTRQLAEIDEKLGDPNLYVRDPTVAADLGKRREKVQAQVDEAEAAWMAAAEALEAVAG, encoded by the coding sequence ATGCTCCAGATCAACGAACTGACATTCAACGCCTGGGGCAGACGCTTCTTCGACAAGGCGAGCGTCACCTTGCCGACCGGGGGGAAGATCGGCCTGGTCGGCCGCAACGGCATCGGCAAGTCGACGCTGTTCAAGCTGATCCTCGGCGAGCTGCACGGCGGCGAGGACGAGATCAAGATCCCGAAGGCCGCCCGCATCGGCACCGTCGCCCAGGAGCACCCGGCCACCCCGGTCTCCTTGCTCGACACGGTGCTTGAGGCTGACGAGGAACGCCACAGCCTGATGACCCGGCTGGAAACCGCCGATCCCGAGGAGATGGGCGACATCTGGACCCGGTTGATCGAGATCGATGCCGACTCGGCCCCGTCGCGGGCGTCCGAAATCCTCGCCGGCCTCGGCTTCAGCAATGAAGACCTGACCCGGCCGATGGCGGAGTTCTCCGGCGGCTGGCGGATGCGGGTGGCGCTGGCCGCCGCCCTGTTCAGCCAGCCAGACCTCCTGCTGCTCGACGAGCCGACCAACTACCTCGACCTCGAAGGCGCCCTCTGGCTCGAGGCGCGGCTGAAGAAGTATCCGCACACCGCCCTGATCATCAGCCACGACCGGGAATTGCTCAATAATTCCTGCGGTTACATCCTGCATGTTCGTGAGGGAAAGCTCGACCTCTACACCGGCGGCTACGACAGCTTCGAGGAGCAGCACGCCGAAAAGGCCCGCCTGGCCGAGGCCATGCGCGGCAAGATCGAAGCCAAGCGGGCCCATATGCAGGCCTTCGTCGATCGCTTCCGCGCCACCGCGTCAAAGGCCACCCAGGCCCAGTCGCGCCTGAAGATGCTGCAGAAGCTGCCGCCGGTGACGATGACCCTGGAGGAGCGCACCGCCCCCTTCACCATCCCCTCCCCGACCCGGCCCCTGGCGCCGCCGCTGGTGCGGCTGGACAACGCCACGGTCGGCTATGGCGGCCCGCCGATCCTCAAGAACCTCAACCTGCGCATGGACGTCGACGACCGTATCGGCCTCCTGGGCGTCAACGGGGCCGGCAAGTCGACCTTCGCCAAGATGATCGCCGGCGCCCTGCCCATCCAGTCGGGCGACCTGCACCGCGACCGCCGTATCAAGGTCGGCTGGTTCCACCAGCACCAGATCGAGGCCCTCGACCCGGTTGATACCCCGATGGACATCATCCGCCGCGCGTTGCCCGAGTCCAGCGAGTCGCAGCGTCGGTCGAAACTGGCGCAGTGGGGCATCAGCTACGAAAAGGCGGAGACCAACGTCGCCAACCTGTCCGGCGGCGAGCGCGCGCGGCTGCTGCTCAACATGGTCGCTATGGAAGCGCCCCACCTGCTGATCCTCGATGAGCCGACCAACCACCTCGACATCGACAGCCGCCGGGCCCTGCTTGACGCCCTCAACGACTACCGGGGCGCCGTCATCCTGATCACCCACGACCGTTCGCTGATGGAGCTGGTCGCCGACCGGCTGTGGCTGGCGGCGGATGGCGGCGTGAAGACCTTCGACGGCGACATGGACGACTATGCCAAGTTCGTCCTCGACCGCGCCCGCGTCGCCGCCCGCGCCCCGACCCAGGTCAAGGGCGAGGCGCCCAACCCGACCGTCAACACCAAGGCCCCCCTTGCGTCCAACCGCGACCCGGCGGCGGCGGCCGGCCCCCTGAAGCGCAAACTGACGGCGGCCGAAGAGACCCTCGCCCGGGTCACCAGGCAGCTGGCGGAGATCGACGAGAAGCTCGGCGATCCCAACCTCTACGTCCGCGACCCCACCGTCGCCGCCGACCTCGGCAAGCGGCGCGAGAAGGTTCAGGCGCAGGTCGATGAGGCGGAAGCGGCCTGGATGGCGGCGGCCGAAGCGCTGGAAGCGGTGGCCGGCTGA
- the ndk gene encoding nucleoside-diphosphate kinase: MTERTFSIIKPDATEKNLTGAVNAVIEAAGLRIVAQKRIKLSQAQAEKFYEIHNERPFFGELVEFMTRAPVVVQVLEGENAVARYREVMGATNPAQAAEGTIRKLYADSVGENSVHGSDSLDNARIEIAQFFTDDEIVG, from the coding sequence ATGACCGAACGCACCTTTTCCATCATCAAGCCGGACGCCACCGAGAAGAACCTGACCGGCGCCGTCAACGCCGTCATCGAGGCCGCCGGCCTGCGCATCGTCGCGCAGAAGCGCATCAAGCTGAGCCAGGCTCAGGCCGAGAAGTTCTACGAGATCCACAACGAGCGCCCGTTCTTCGGCGAGCTGGTCGAGTTCATGACCCGCGCTCCGGTGGTCGTGCAGGTTCTCGAAGGCGAGAACGCCGTGGCCCGCTACCGCGAAGTCATGGGCGCCACCAACCCGGCCCAGGCCGCCGAAGGCACCATCCGCAAGCTCTACGCCGACAGCGTCGGCGAGAACTCGGTGCACGGTTCGGACAGCCTGGACAACGCCAGGATCGAGATCGCCCAGTTCTTCACCGACGACGAGATCGTCGGGTAA
- the purN gene encoding phosphoribosylglycinamide formyltransferase: MTKARVGILISGTGSNMEALIRAAEADDCPYAVAVVISNRPDAAGLERARALGVTALAVDHAPFGKDREAHEHALDAALRRFNCHVVALAGYMRIMTPFLVGAWEGRMLNIHPSLLPRHPGLDTHRRAIEAGDAEAGCSVHLVTAGVDEGPVLAQARTPITETDSVESLTARVLAAEHALYPRALAEFVRSRAV; the protein is encoded by the coding sequence ATGACAAAGGCCCGTGTTGGCATCCTGATCTCCGGAACAGGCTCCAACATGGAAGCCCTGATCCGGGCGGCGGAGGCGGATGACTGCCCCTATGCGGTGGCCGTGGTGATCTCCAACCGGCCGGATGCGGCGGGACTGGAACGGGCCAGGGCGCTCGGGGTGACGGCGTTGGCTGTCGATCATGCCCCGTTCGGCAAGGACCGCGAGGCGCACGAGCATGCCCTCGACGCCGCCCTGAGGCGGTTCAACTGCCATGTCGTCGCCCTGGCCGGCTATATGCGGATCATGACGCCCTTCCTGGTCGGGGCCTGGGAGGGACGGATGCTGAACATCCACCCCTCGCTGTTGCCCCGCCATCCGGGCCTCGACACCCATCGCCGCGCCATCGAGGCGGGAGACGCCGAGGCCGGCTGTTCGGTGCATCTGGTGACGGCGGGGGTCGATGAAGGCCCGGTGCTGGCGCAGGCCCGGACGCCGATCACCGAGACTGATTCGGTCGAGTCGCTGACCGCCCGCGTGCTGGCCGCCGAGCATGCCCTCTACCCCCGGGCCCTGGCGGAATTTGTGCGGTCGCGGGCCGTGTAG